A window of Clostridium sp. Marseille-P299 contains these coding sequences:
- a CDS encoding acetyl-CoA carboxylase carboxyltransferase subunit alpha: MEEKLTAWERVKTARSNERPTSVDYIGGIFDRFLELHGDRMSRDDGAIVGGIATIDGIPVTVIGQQKGRNIKQNIKRNFGMPYPEGYRKALRLMKQAEKFHRPIICLVDTPGAFCGIEAEERGQGEAIARNLYEMSSLKTPILSIVIGEGGSGGALALAVANEVWMLENSTYSILSPEGFASILWKDSRRADEAASIMKITADDLLDLNVINKVISEQEIKESSINNENELSDEELSLEQGVNKEISASVNDEERKVLTVDTMDWLVKELKSGILDFINRFADKSPEDVVNERYERFRKF, encoded by the coding sequence ATGGAAGAAAAATTAACTGCATGGGAGCGTGTGAAAACTGCTCGTAGCAACGAAAGACCAACGTCCGTCGATTATATTGGTGGTATATTTGATCGCTTTCTTGAACTCCATGGTGATCGAATGTCAAGGGATGATGGTGCAATCGTTGGTGGTATTGCAACTATTGATGGAATCCCTGTAACTGTAATCGGACAACAAAAGGGAAGAAATATAAAGCAAAATATAAAACGTAACTTTGGTATGCCTTATCCAGAAGGATATCGAAAAGCATTACGATTAATGAAGCAAGCAGAAAAATTCCATCGACCTATTATATGTTTAGTGGATACACCAGGAGCATTTTGTGGAATTGAAGCTGAAGAACGTGGTCAAGGAGAAGCAATTGCTAGAAACCTATACGAAATGTCATCTTTAAAGACTCCGATTCTATCCATTGTTATTGGTGAAGGTGGTAGTGGCGGTGCACTTGCACTTGCTGTTGCAAATGAAGTATGGATGCTTGAGAATTCAACTTATTCAATTCTCTCACCAGAAGGTTTTGCCTCTATACTATGGAAAGATAGCAGACGTGCAGATGAAGCCGCTTCTATTATGAAAATTACTGCAGACGATTTGTTAGATTTAAACGTAATTAATAAGGTGATTTCTGAACAAGAAATCAAAGAATCTTCTATTAACAATGAAAATGAGCTAAGTGATGAGGAACTATCACTAGAACAAGGTGTAAATAAAGAAATATCTGCATCTGTAAATGATGAAGAAAGAAAAGTACTTACCGTTGATACAATGGATTGGCTTGTAAAAGAGCTAAAATCAGGGATACTTGATTTTATAAATCGCTTTGCTGATAAATCACCAGAGGATGTCGTAAATGAGCGATATGAACGTTTTCGAAAATTTTAA
- the hydG gene encoding [FeFe] hydrogenase H-cluster radical SAM maturase HydG: MYNVKSSKAEEFICHEEVEETLRYANENKHNVELIDEILAKARLRKGLTHREAAVLLDCDIEEKNQEIYQLAEQIKKDFYGNRIVMFAPLYLSNYCVNGCVYCPYHLKNKHIARKKLTQEEIRREVIALQDMGHKRLAIETGEDPTMNPIEYVLESINTIYSIKHKNGAIRRVNVNIAATTVENYKKLHDAGIGTYILFQETYHKQSYEKLHPTGPKHDYAYHTEAMDRAMQGGIDDVGLGVLFGLEMYRYEFAALLMHAEHLEATYGVGPHTISVPRIRHADDIDPSAFDNGIDDDVFAKIVACIRISVPYTGMIVSTRESKKCRERVLHLGVSQISGGSRTSVGGYVEPEPEDEKSEQFDVIDNRPLSEVVKWLMELGYIPSFCTACYREGRTGDRFMSLCKSGQIVNCCHPNALMTLQEFIEDYSDEETKQIGEALIQREIEKITNSKVKGIAIKNLEAIKQGQRDFRF; encoded by the coding sequence ATGTACAACGTAAAATCATCAAAAGCTGAAGAATTCATCTGTCATGAAGAGGTTGAAGAAACACTTCGTTACGCAAACGAAAACAAGCATAATGTGGAATTAATTGACGAAATCCTTGCAAAAGCTAGATTACGTAAGGGATTAACACATCGAGAAGCTGCTGTTTTACTGGATTGTGACATTGAAGAAAAGAATCAGGAAATTTATCAATTAGCAGAACAGATTAAGAAGGATTTCTATGGGAATCGTATCGTAATGTTTGCACCATTATACTTATCCAATTATTGTGTAAATGGATGTGTTTACTGTCCATATCATTTAAAAAACAAGCACATTGCTCGTAAGAAATTAACCCAAGAAGAAATCAGACGAGAAGTAATTGCACTTCAAGACATGGGGCATAAACGCTTAGCCATTGAAACAGGTGAAGATCCAACAATGAACCCAATTGAATATGTCCTTGAAAGTATCAATACGATTTATTCCATTAAACATAAAAATGGCGCAATTCGTAGAGTGAACGTTAATATCGCAGCAACAACTGTTGAAAATTATAAAAAGCTACACGATGCAGGTATCGGAACTTACATACTATTTCAAGAAACTTATCATAAACAAAGTTATGAGAAGCTTCATCCAACTGGACCAAAGCATGATTATGCATATCATACAGAAGCAATGGATCGTGCAATGCAAGGCGGTATCGATGATGTTGGTTTAGGTGTGTTATTTGGCCTTGAAATGTATCGCTATGAATTTGCTGCACTTTTAATGCATGCAGAACATTTAGAAGCAACTTACGGTGTTGGCCCTCATACCATTAGTGTTCCTCGTATCCGACATGCAGATGACATTGATCCAAGTGCCTTTGACAATGGCATCGATGATGATGTATTTGCTAAAATTGTAGCCTGTATTCGAATTTCTGTACCATACACAGGAATGATTGTATCTACAAGAGAAAGCAAAAAGTGCAGAGAACGTGTCTTGCATCTAGGCGTTTCACAGATTAGTGGTGGCTCAAGAACAAGCGTTGGTGGATACGTTGAACCTGAACCTGAAGATGAGAAATCAGAGCAATTTGATGTTATTGATAATAGACCTCTTTCCGAAGTTGTAAAATGGTTGATGGAACTTGGCTATATTCCTAGCTTCTGTACAGCTTGTTACCGTGAAGGTAGAACTGGAGATCGTTTTATGAGTCTATGTAAAAGTGGGCAAATCGTAAACTGCTGTCATCCAAATGCGTTAATGACATTGCAAGAGTTTATTGAGGACTATTCCGATGAAGAAACGAAACAAATTGGAGAAGCTTTGATACAAAGAGAAATCGAAAAGATTACAAATAGCAAAGTAAAAGGGATTGCCATTAAGAATTTAGAAGCAATCAAACAAGGTCAGAGAGACTTTAGATTTTAA
- the hydE gene encoding [FeFe] hydrogenase H-cluster radical SAM maturase HydE: protein MKHLIDELEQNRILSKENFITLLDNRTEELSEYLFDHARKIRHLHYGNKIYIRGLIEFTNYCKNDCLYCGIRKSNLNAERYRLNSDQILSACESGYELGFRTFVLQGGEDYHYSDSDICQLIERIKSSYNDCAITLSIGERSYDSYLSYYQAGADRYLLRHETANDEHYKKLHPESLSLTNRKRCLHDLKKIGYQVGSGFMVGSPFQTTDCLADDLLFLHELNPHMIGIGPFISHKDTPFKDQKSGTLEQTLFMIGILRLMFPTALLPSTTALGTIHPLGREKGILAGANVVMPNLSPKEVRSKYLLYDNKICTGDEAAECRYCMEKRMKSIGYEVVVDRGDYKKLEEIF from the coding sequence ATGAAACATTTAATTGATGAATTAGAACAAAATCGTATCCTTAGTAAAGAAAACTTTATTACTCTATTAGATAATAGAACAGAAGAATTAAGTGAATATCTCTTTGACCACGCACGTAAGATTAGGCATTTACATTATGGTAATAAAATTTATATTCGTGGATTAATTGAATTTACAAACTATTGTAAAAATGATTGCCTATACTGTGGTATTCGTAAAAGCAACTTAAACGCTGAACGATATCGCTTAAACTCTGATCAAATTTTAAGTGCCTGTGAAAGTGGATATGAGCTAGGTTTTAGAACTTTTGTTCTTCAAGGTGGGGAAGACTATCATTACAGTGATTCTGACATCTGCCAGCTTATTGAACGAATCAAGTCCTCATACAATGACTGTGCGATTACTTTATCAATTGGTGAGCGCAGTTATGATAGTTATCTTTCATATTATCAAGCGGGAGCTGACAGATATCTTCTTCGTCATGAAACTGCAAACGATGAGCATTATAAGAAACTCCATCCAGAATCCCTTTCGCTTACGAATCGTAAACGTTGTTTGCATGACTTGAAAAAAATAGGATATCAAGTTGGAAGTGGTTTTATGGTAGGTTCCCCATTTCAAACAACGGATTGTCTTGCAGATGATTTACTCTTTCTACATGAATTAAACCCACATATGATAGGTATTGGTCCTTTTATTTCACATAAGGATACTCCATTTAAAGACCAAAAATCAGGGACGCTGGAACAAACATTATTTATGATTGGTATTTTACGATTAATGTTCCCTACTGCTCTGCTTCCTTCCACAACTGCACTTGGTACCATTCACCCACTTGGTCGTGAAAAAGGTATTTTAGCTGGTGCAAATGTTGTTATGCCTAACTTATCTCCAAAAGAAGTAAGAAGTAAATACCTCCTTTATGATAATAAAATATGCACTGGTGATGAGGCTGCAGAATGTCGTTATTGCATGGAAAAACGTATGAAATCCATTGGTTATGAGGTTGTGGTGGACCGAGGAGATTATAAAAAACTAGAAGAAATCTTTTGA
- a CDS encoding MerR family transcriptional regulator, translating into MEYTIKKLAELAGVSTRTLRYYDEIGLLRPWRINSSGYRIYGENEVDLLQQILFYRTMDMKLEDIQKIMLQDDFNIEDALESHYAQLVDKRKQIDQLITTIEKTLLSRKGERIMSDKEKFEGFKKEKLAKNEEKYGTEIREKYGEETVKASNDKFMNMSEDDFKKMQQVEEEMFLALKEVMKTKDLSSKEAKTVYEKHKEWLGFTWNFYSKEAHENLALMYVADERFTKYYDDKAGDGAAKTLYEVIKEYTK; encoded by the coding sequence ATGGAGTATACGATTAAAAAGTTGGCAGAATTAGCTGGAGTAAGTACTAGAACATTACGATATTATGATGAGATTGGCTTGTTAAGGCCATGGCGTATTAATTCTTCGGGATATCGAATCTATGGAGAAAATGAGGTTGACTTGTTACAACAAATCTTATTTTATCGTACGATGGATATGAAGTTAGAGGACATTCAAAAAATTATGTTACAGGATGACTTTAATATCGAGGATGCATTGGAAAGTCATTATGCCCAGTTAGTAGATAAAAGAAAGCAGATTGACCAATTAATCACTACGATTGAAAAGACATTATTAAGTAGAAAAGGAGAGCGTATTATGTCAGACAAAGAAAAATTTGAAGGATTTAAAAAAGAAAAATTAGCTAAAAATGAAGAAAAATACGGAACTGAAATAAGAGAAAAATATGGGGAAGAGACTGTAAAAGCATCCAATGATAAGTTTATGAACATGAGTGAGGATGATTTTAAGAAAATGCAACAGGTGGAAGAAGAAATGTTTTTGGCACTAAAAGAGGTTATGAAGACAAAGGACTTATCCTCAAAGGAAGCAAAAACTGTATATGAAAAACATAAGGAGTGGTTAGGTTTTACTTGGAATTTCTATTCGAAAGAAGCACATGAAAATCTTGCATTAATGTATGTAGCTGATGAACGATTCACAAAGTATTACGATGATAAAGCTGGAGATGGTGCAGCCAAAACCTTATATGAGGTAATTAAAGAGTATACCAAATAA
- the hydF gene encoding [FeFe] hydrogenase H-cluster maturation GTPase HydF translates to MSLNDTPTSERVHIGIFGKRNAGKSSIMNGITGQEIAIVSDIKGTTTDPVYKTMELLPLGPVVMIDTPGLDDDSELGNSRIKKSYQILNKTDIAIIVIDAFSGISKEDTELIEIIKAKKIPYILVFNKADLLEDAPPATENEIYVSTKNQTNINELKEMICSKYQAKESKLRIVGDLISPSDFIVLVVPIDKAAPKGRLILPQQQTIRDILDSDATAIVVKEYELKNTLANLGKKPKLVITDSQVFAKVSADTPDDILLTSFSILFARYKGDLETVVKGAKVVDSLVDGDKILISEGCTHHRQCDDIGTVKLPRLITQYTGKQIQFNFSSGTEFPENISDYKMIVHCGGCMLNEREMKYRLACAKDANIPITNYGILIAYLNGILKRSVKPFPYIYEMLDN, encoded by the coding sequence ATGAGTTTAAATGATACCCCTACCTCAGAACGAGTTCATATTGGCATTTTCGGTAAAAGAAATGCAGGTAAATCAAGCATAATGAATGGAATTACTGGGCAAGAAATAGCCATAGTTTCAGACATCAAAGGTACTACGACCGATCCCGTGTACAAAACTATGGAATTACTCCCATTAGGACCTGTCGTAATGATTGATACCCCAGGCCTTGATGATGATAGTGAATTAGGTAACTCAAGAATTAAAAAAAGTTATCAAATCTTAAATAAAACTGACATCGCTATTATTGTAATTGATGCATTTTCAGGTATTTCAAAGGAAGATACGGAATTAATTGAAATAATAAAAGCAAAGAAGATACCATATATTCTTGTCTTTAATAAAGCAGACCTTTTAGAAGATGCTCCCCCCGCTACTGAAAATGAGATTTACGTAAGTACGAAAAACCAGACAAATATAAATGAACTGAAAGAAATGATTTGTTCAAAATATCAGGCAAAAGAATCAAAACTACGGATTGTTGGTGATTTAATTTCACCCTCTGATTTTATTGTACTGGTGGTACCCATTGACAAAGCTGCCCCTAAAGGGCGACTAATCTTACCACAACAACAAACAATACGTGATATACTGGATTCTGATGCAACTGCTATTGTCGTAAAAGAATACGAGTTAAAAAATACCCTTGCTAATTTAGGAAAGAAACCTAAGTTAGTAATTACCGATAGTCAAGTGTTTGCAAAAGTATCTGCTGATACCCCAGACGATATTCTTTTAACCTCATTCTCGATATTATTTGCTAGATATAAAGGAGACCTTGAAACCGTAGTAAAAGGAGCAAAAGTTGTAGATTCTTTAGTGGATGGTGACAAAATACTTATTTCTGAAGGCTGCACCCATCATAGACAATGCGATGACATTGGAACGGTAAAACTTCCACGCCTAATTACTCAGTATACCGGTAAGCAGATACAATTTAATTTTAGCAGTGGAACAGAATTTCCTGAAAACATATCCGACTACAAAATGATTGTACATTGCGGCGGCTGTATGCTCAATGAACGTGAAATGAAATATCGCCTTGCCTGTGCAAAGGATGCTAATATTCCTATCACAAACTATGGCATATTAATTGCATATTTAAACGGTATTCTAAAAAGAAGTGTAAAACCTTTTCCATATATCTATGAAATGCTTGATAATTAA
- a CDS encoding acetyl-CoA carboxylase biotin carboxylase subunit: protein MFKKLLVANRGEIAVRIIRACKELGIKTVAVYSEADANALHTQLADEAVCIGPALAKDSYLKMERILSATLASGADAIHPGFGFLSENSKFADLCAKCKIAFIGPSGKVIDLMGNKSEARNTMIAAGVPVVPGTKEPVFDGKIGKTIADEIGYPVIIKASAGGGGKGMRIVKNASEFEHLFETARQEAKNAFGDPTMYIEKYIEGARHIEFQILADKYGNVVHLGERDCSIQRRHQKMIEEAPSSAIGETLRREMGEAAVKAAIASNYENAGTIEFILDKYGNYYFIEMNTRIQVEHGVTELVTGIDLVKEQIRIAAGEALSFSQEEIKITGHAIECRINAECPERNFLPSPGTVTNLRLPGGNGVRVDTALYSGYTIPAMYDSLVAKLMVYDKTRDEAIQKMSGALEELIIEGIDTNTDFLYELIHNSEFKMGKIDTGFVERVIAK from the coding sequence ATGTTTAAAAAGTTATTGGTTGCTAATCGAGGTGAGATAGCAGTACGAATTATAAGGGCCTGTAAAGAACTTGGAATAAAAACAGTTGCAGTTTATTCGGAAGCAGATGCGAATGCACTTCATACACAATTAGCGGATGAGGCCGTTTGTATTGGTCCAGCATTAGCGAAAGATAGTTATTTAAAAATGGAACGGATTTTAAGTGCAACCCTTGCTTCTGGTGCGGATGCAATTCATCCAGGCTTTGGATTTCTATCTGAAAATAGTAAATTTGCAGATCTTTGTGCAAAGTGTAAGATTGCATTTATTGGACCATCCGGTAAAGTTATTGATTTAATGGGTAACAAGTCAGAAGCAAGAAATACAATGATTGCAGCTGGAGTTCCAGTAGTACCAGGAACAAAAGAACCAGTTTTTGATGGAAAGATTGGAAAAACAATAGCGGATGAAATTGGTTATCCAGTAATCATTAAAGCCTCTGCCGGTGGTGGTGGTAAAGGAATGCGAATCGTTAAAAATGCATCTGAATTTGAACATTTATTTGAGACAGCAAGGCAAGAAGCAAAAAATGCATTTGGCGACCCTACAATGTATATTGAAAAGTACATTGAGGGGGCTAGACATATTGAATTTCAAATTCTTGCGGATAAGTATGGTAATGTAGTCCATCTTGGTGAGCGTGATTGTAGTATACAAAGAAGACACCAAAAAATGATAGAAGAAGCACCTTCTAGTGCAATTGGTGAAACTTTACGTAGAGAAATGGGAGAAGCCGCAGTAAAGGCTGCAATAGCTTCTAACTATGAAAATGCTGGTACAATTGAATTTATTTTAGATAAGTATGGAAATTATTATTTTATCGAAATGAATACAAGAATTCAAGTGGAACATGGTGTAACAGAACTTGTTACTGGAATAGACTTGGTAAAAGAACAAATAAGAATAGCAGCTGGTGAAGCTTTATCATTCTCACAAGAAGAGATTAAGATAACAGGGCATGCAATTGAATGTAGAATTAATGCAGAATGTCCTGAACGTAATTTCTTACCTTCTCCAGGAACTGTGACGAATCTTCGTCTCCCAGGTGGAAATGGTGTTAGGGTGGATACAGCACTTTATTCTGGATACACGATACCAGCAATGTATGACTCATTAGTAGCAAAACTTATGGTTTATGATAAAACACGTGACGAAGCCATTCAAAAAATGAGTGGTGCACTGGAAGAGTTAATTATTGAAGGAATTGACACAAATACTGATTTCTTGTATGAGCTAATCCATAATTCTGAATTCAAAATGGGCAAGATTGATACAGGGTTTGTGGAGAGAGTGATTGCGAAGTAA